Proteins found in one Methylophilaceae bacterium genomic segment:
- the rpsN gene encoding 30S ribosomal protein S14, with translation MAKTCMTEREIKRRATVKKFAAKRTALTAIINDQSVSVEEQREARLKLQALPRNSSPVRLRNRCALTGRPRGVFSKFGIGRSKLRDLMMAGKVPGVTKASW, from the coding sequence ATGGCAAAAACATGTATGACAGAGCGTGAGATAAAACGACGCGCTACAGTAAAAAAATTCGCTGCTAAGCGTACGGCGCTAACAGCAATTATTAACGATCAAAGCGTTAGTGTTGAAGAGCAACGCGAAGCGCGCTTGAAATTACAAGCATTGCCGCGTAATTCAAGCCCTGTGCGGTTACGCAATCGTTGTGCGCTTACTGGACGTCCTCGTGGCGTGTTTAGTAAATTTGGAATTGGACGTAGTAAATTGCGTGACTTAATGATGGCTGGCAAAGTGCCGGGCGTTACTAAGGCTAGCTGGTAA
- a CDS encoding glutaredoxin family protein, translating into MPTLIQLSLYTTSNCHLCEQAVELLSKQQHIKLTLIEIADNNDLIDVYGSRIPVLKRTDNAKELNWPFNAHDILRFIQL; encoded by the coding sequence ATGCCTACATTAATCCAACTATCGCTTTATACCACATCTAATTGTCATCTGTGTGAGCAGGCAGTTGAACTTCTGTCAAAACAGCAACATATCAAGTTAACGCTCATTGAAATAGCAGATAATAATGATTTAATCGACGTATACGGTAGCCGAATACCTGTCTTAAAAAGGACAGATAATGCTAAGGAACTTAACTGGCCATTTAATGCGCATGACATATTGCGTTTTATACAACTGTAA
- the mgtE gene encoding magnesium transporter — protein MADIQESKDRLTETLDRVVSLLKKHQLVENLVHKQEMPKHDLIETILHRQNKIELQNILNALHPADVAHILEALPLNDRLYLWDLVKVDRDGDILLEVSDAVRQTLIADMDSQELLAAAEKLGTDELADLAPDLPKDVLQDLLDSLDTLNRERLQSALSYPEDTVGALMDFDIVTVREDITLEVVLRYLRRLDELPDHTDKIFVIDRHDNIKGVLPITTILVNDLDETVENVMAADVVLFHPEDIADDAAKAFERYDLVSAPVVDKNHKLVGRLTVDEVMDYIREESDSDRLSMAGLREEEDFFSSVWASVQNRWAWLAINLVTALIASRVIGLFENSIGKVVALAALMPIVAGIGGNSGNQTTTMIVRGLALGQISGSNMQSQLSKELGVALVNGLIWGGVLGGVTYALYTDYRLSFVMTAAITLNLLLAALMGVAIPLVMNKLGKDPAVGSSVLITAMTDSGGFFIFLGLATIFLL, from the coding sequence ATGGCGGATATTCAAGAGTCAAAAGATAGGTTAACCGAAACGCTAGATCGAGTAGTTTCTTTATTGAAGAAGCATCAATTAGTGGAAAATCTCGTGCATAAGCAAGAGATGCCTAAGCATGACCTTATTGAGACGATTTTACACAGGCAAAATAAGATTGAATTGCAGAACATTTTAAATGCTTTGCATCCAGCAGATGTTGCCCATATTTTAGAGGCTTTGCCGTTAAATGACCGCCTATATCTTTGGGATCTAGTGAAGGTTGATCGTGATGGTGATATTCTTTTAGAAGTTTCTGATGCCGTAAGACAGACTCTCATTGCAGATATGGACAGTCAAGAGCTACTTGCTGCCGCAGAAAAGTTAGGTACGGATGAGTTGGCAGATCTGGCGCCAGACTTGCCAAAAGACGTTCTACAAGATTTGCTAGATAGTTTAGATACGCTTAATCGGGAGCGGTTACAATCTGCACTTTCTTATCCAGAGGACACTGTTGGTGCCTTGATGGACTTTGATATTGTGACAGTGAGGGAAGATATTACGCTTGAAGTTGTCTTACGATATCTTCGTCGATTGGATGAGCTGCCAGATCATACAGATAAAATCTTTGTTATTGACCGTCACGATAATATTAAAGGTGTTTTACCGATTACGACAATATTAGTCAATGATTTGGACGAAACTGTCGAAAATGTGATGGCTGCTGATGTTGTATTGTTTCATCCAGAAGACATCGCAGATGATGCTGCAAAAGCATTTGAGCGCTATGATTTAGTGAGTGCGCCTGTAGTGGATAAGAATCATAAGTTAGTAGGACGATTAACCGTAGATGAAGTTATGGATTATATCCGAGAAGAGTCAGATTCAGATCGCTTATCAATGGCTGGCTTGCGTGAGGAAGAGGACTTTTTCTCCAGTGTATGGGCTTCTGTGCAGAACCGCTGGGCGTGGTTAGCGATCAACTTGGTAACCGCCTTAATTGCTTCACGTGTGATTGGGTTGTTTGAGAACTCCATAGGAAAAGTAGTGGCTTTGGCTGCATTGATGCCGATTGTTGCAGGCATAGGTGGTAACTCTGGCAATCAAACTACAACAATGATAGTACGTGGCTTAGCGCTGGGACAGATATCTGGCAGTAATATGCAATCGCAGTTGAGCAAAGAACTTGGAGTCGCCCTTGTTAATGGTTTAATCTGGGGAGGTGTGCTTGGAGGTGTCACTTATGCATTATATACCGACTACCGCTTGAGTTTTGTAATGACTGCAGCCATTACGCTCAACTTATTATTGGCAGCTTTAATGGGAGTTGCTATTCCGCTGGTTATGAATA
- the rpsD gene encoding 30S ribosomal protein S4, which translates to MARNLDPKCRQCRREGEKLFLKAEKCFTDKCAIEKRNFPPGQHGQRRSSRLSDYGVQLREKQKVRRIYGVLEKQFRSYYAEADRRKGVTGENLLQLLECRLDNVAYRMGLAGSRTEARQVVKHNSILVNGKRVNIPSYQVRAGDVISVAEASKKQLRIKSALEAADERGFPEWLEVDVKAFTGTFKSAPQRDDLPPTINESLVVELYSK; encoded by the coding sequence TTGGCTAGAAACTTAGATCCTAAATGCCGTCAGTGTCGTCGCGAAGGCGAGAAGTTGTTTTTGAAGGCTGAAAAATGCTTTACTGATAAATGTGCAATCGAAAAACGTAACTTCCCACCTGGTCAACACGGTCAGCGTCGTAGCTCACGTTTATCCGACTACGGTGTTCAATTACGTGAAAAACAAAAAGTACGTCGTATTTACGGTGTGCTAGAAAAGCAATTTCGTAGCTACTACGCAGAAGCTGATCGTAGAAAAGGTGTTACTGGCGAAAACTTACTGCAGTTGCTAGAGTGCCGTTTAGATAATGTGGCATACCGTATGGGTTTGGCTGGTTCACGTACAGAAGCACGTCAAGTTGTTAAACATAATTCAATTCTTGTTAATGGCAAACGTGTGAACATTCCTTCTTACCAAGTAAGAGCTGGTGATGTTATTTCTGTTGCTGAGGCTTCTAAAAAGCAATTGCGTATCAAATCTGCTTTAGAAGCAGCTGATGAACGTGGCTTCCCAGAATGGTTAGAAGTTGATGTTAAGGCGTTTACAGGCACATTTAAATCTGCGCCGCAACGTGATGACTTGCCTCCAACTATTAACGAATCATTGGTGGTTGAGCTGTATTCTAAGTAA
- the rplX gene encoding 50S ribosomal protein L24: protein MSKILKGDQVVVNTGKDKGKRGVVTRMLENGLVIVEGINLAKKHEKPNPMKGVAGGIVTKEMPIQISNIALFNAATEKADRIGYKVLKDGRKIRVYKSNGEAVEA, encoded by the coding sequence ATGAGTAAAATTCTTAAAGGTGATCAAGTTGTAGTCAATACAGGTAAAGATAAAGGTAAGCGTGGTGTTGTTACACGCATGCTTGAGAATGGCCTTGTTATTGTTGAAGGTATCAACTTGGCAAAAAAACATGAAAAGCCAAACCCTATGAAAGGTGTTGCTGGCGGTATCGTTACTAAAGAAATGCCAATACAGATTTCTAATATTGCTTTATTTAATGCGGCTACAGAAAAAGCTGACAGAATAGGTTATAAAGTTTTAAAAGACGGTCGCAAGATTCGTGTATACAAATCTAACGGCGAAGCTGTTGAAGCTTAA
- the rpmJ gene encoding 50S ribosomal protein L36 — protein MRVRASVKKLCRNCKTVRRRGVLRVICSDPRHKQRQG, from the coding sequence ATGAGAGTTCGTGCATCAGTTAAAAAATTATGCCGCAATTGCAAAACAGTGCGTCGCCGTGGTGTATTGCGTGTTATTTGTTCAGATCCACGTCATAAGCAGCGTCAAGGATAG
- the rplE gene encoding 50S ribosomal protein L5 translates to MARLKQFYNESVVKEMTEKFGYTSVMQVPRIEKITLNMGVGEAVADKKVMEHAVGDMEKIAGQKAVVTKAKKSVAAFKIRDDYPVGCKVTLRRERMYEFFDRLVTVAIPRIRDFRGLSSRSFDGRGNYNMGVKEQIIFPEIDYDKIDAIRGMNITITTTAKTDEEAKALLSAFNFPFRG, encoded by the coding sequence ATGGCACGCTTAAAACAATTTTATAATGAGTCAGTCGTTAAAGAAATGACTGAAAAGTTTGGTTATACCTCAGTAATGCAGGTGCCAAGAATAGAAAAAATTACACTTAACATGGGCGTCGGTGAGGCTGTTGCAGATAAGAAAGTAATGGAACACGCTGTTGGTGATATGGAAAAAATCGCCGGTCAAAAAGCTGTTGTAACCAAAGCAAAAAAATCCGTTGCAGCTTTTAAAATTCGAGATGATTACCCTGTTGGTTGTAAAGTGACTTTACGTCGTGAGCGTATGTACGAGTTCTTTGATCGTCTAGTAACTGTTGCTATTCCGCGTATAAGAGATTTTCGTGGTTTGTCATCAAGGTCTTTTGATGGTCGTGGAAATTACAACATGGGTGTAAAAGAACAAATCATTTTCCCTGAAATTGATTACGATAAAATTGATGCGATTCGTGGTATGAACATAACAATTACGACGACTGCAAAAACTGACGAAGAAGCTAAAGCATTGCTTTCTGCGTTTAACTTTCCTTTTAGAGGTTAA
- the rpoA gene encoding DNA-directed RNA polymerase subunit alpha, which produces MQSNPTEYLKPRVVNVEEITPLRARVTLEPMERGFGYTLGNALRRVLLSSIPGFAITEVKIDGVVHEYSTIDGVQEDVVDILLNLKGVALKLNSKSETILTLNKSGEGVVTAADFASGHDAEIVNPDHVIAHLTKGGALNLEVKVEMGRGYQPVPVRTKVNQEDRTLGFIMVDASFSPINKVSYQVESARVEQRTDLDKLIMDVETNGIVDPEQAIRDAAAILIGQLSVFANLEGAPTEEAEAAAPQVDPILLRPVDDLELTVRSANCLKAENIFYIGDLIQRSENELLKAPNLGRKSLNEIKDVLASKGLTLGMKLESWPPVGLEKA; this is translated from the coding sequence ATGCAAAGTAATCCTACAGAGTATTTAAAGCCACGTGTTGTAAACGTGGAAGAAATAACACCACTAAGAGCGCGTGTTACATTAGAACCGATGGAGCGTGGTTTTGGCTACACATTGGGCAATGCTTTACGCCGTGTATTGTTGTCATCAATTCCTGGTTTCGCTATTACAGAAGTGAAAATCGATGGTGTAGTACATGAATACTCAACTATTGATGGCGTTCAAGAAGATGTTGTTGATATTTTGCTTAACCTTAAAGGTGTAGCATTAAAGTTAAATAGTAAATCAGAAACGATTTTAACATTAAACAAATCTGGTGAAGGTGTTGTCACTGCTGCTGACTTTGCATCAGGTCATGATGCTGAAATTGTGAATCCAGACCATGTAATTGCCCATTTGACTAAAGGTGGAGCACTTAATCTTGAAGTTAAAGTTGAAATGGGTCGCGGTTATCAACCTGTCCCAGTAAGAACAAAAGTCAATCAGGAAGATCGCACACTTGGATTTATCATGGTTGATGCGTCATTCAGCCCAATTAACAAAGTGAGCTATCAAGTTGAAAGCGCGCGTGTCGAACAGCGTACCGACTTAGATAAATTGATTATGGATGTTGAAACGAACGGCATTGTCGATCCAGAGCAAGCAATTCGTGATGCTGCAGCAATTTTAATTGGACAGCTTTCTGTGTTTGCAAACCTAGAAGGTGCGCCAACAGAAGAGGCGGAAGCAGCAGCACCACAAGTTGATCCTATTTTATTACGTCCAGTTGATGATTTAGAGCTTACAGTGCGTTCAGCAAACTGCTTAAAAGCAGAGAATATTTTTTACATTGGTGATTTAATTCAACGCTCTGAAAATGAATTACTGAAAGCCCCTAATTTAGGCAGAAAATCATTAAATGAGATTAAAGATGTATTAGCTTCAAAAGGTCTAACATTGGGCATGAAGTTAGAGAGTTGGCCACCAGTTGGCCTTGAGAAAGCTTAA
- the rplR gene encoding 50S ribosomal protein L18, whose protein sequence is MTTVNNRLRRARKTRAIIAGQSVTRLSVHRTNLHIYAQIIDASGAKVLASASTAEAEVRKQLKNGGNVEAATVIGKRIAEKAKKAGITTVAFDRSGNKYHGRIQALAEAARENGLSF, encoded by the coding sequence ATGACTACAGTAAATAATCGCTTGCGCCGTGCACGTAAAACCCGTGCCATTATTGCCGGGCAATCTGTAACGCGCTTGAGTGTGCATCGTACAAACTTACACATCTATGCACAAATCATTGATGCATCAGGTGCTAAGGTGCTTGCTAGTGCTTCTACAGCAGAAGCGGAAGTTCGTAAACAGTTAAAAAATGGTGGCAACGTTGAGGCGGCTACTGTTATAGGTAAACGCATTGCTGAGAAGGCAAAAAAAGCGGGTATTACTACAGTAGCTTTTGATCGTTCAGGCAATAAATATCATGGTCGCATTCAAGCGTTGGCAGAAGCTGCGCGTGAAAATGGTCTGTCATTTTAA
- the rpsQ gene encoding 30S ribosomal protein S17, with product MTETQAKVVRSLSGRVVSDKMDKTVTVLVERKIKHPLIGKVISKSKKFHAHDEKNECKEGDIVTITEGRPLSKHKTWVVTKIAGKAA from the coding sequence ATGACAGAAACACAAGCAAAAGTTGTTCGCTCGTTAAGCGGTCGTGTCGTAAGTGATAAAATGGATAAAACAGTTACTGTGTTGGTGGAGCGTAAAATTAAGCACCCATTAATTGGTAAAGTTATATCTAAATCAAAGAAATTTCATGCGCACGATGAGAAGAATGAGTGTAAAGAAGGCGATATCGTAACAATTACAGAAGGTCGCCCACTATCTAAGCATAAAACTTGGGTGGTAACTAAGATTGCTGGAAAAGCCGCTTAA
- the secY gene encoding preprotein translocase subunit SecY: MAQDNLLKSFGKMSELKSRLWFVLGALVVFRLGSHIPVPGIDPTVLKQLFDSQSGGILGMFNMFSGGSLERFAIFALGIMPYISASIIMQLLTVVSPKLEQLKKDGEAGRRLITKYTRYGTVALATFQALGIAIAFEGQAGLVLDPGMSFRLITVVTLVGGTMFLMWLGEQITERGIGNGISIIIFAGIVAGLPRAIGSTLELARTGAFSIPLVVFLFVMVILVTALVVFVERGQRKITVNYAKRQVGNKVMGGQTTHLPLKLNMAGVIPPIFASSIILFPASLAGWFGSSESMYWLKDLSGAISPGQPIYILLFASAILFFCFFYTALVFNPKETADNLKKSGAFVPGIRPGEQTAKYIDKIMGRLTLIGAVYITLVCLLPEFLSLKFNTPFYFGGTSLLIIVVVTMDFMAQVQSHLMSHQYEGLLKKANFKGGVTR, translated from the coding sequence TTGGCACAAGATAATCTATTAAAGTCATTTGGAAAGATGAGCGAGCTTAAAAGCCGTTTATGGTTTGTGTTAGGCGCTTTAGTTGTGTTCCGTTTAGGTTCACATATTCCAGTGCCAGGCATCGATCCAACAGTGTTAAAACAACTTTTTGATTCACAAAGTGGTGGAATCTTGGGCATGTTTAATATGTTTTCTGGCGGCTCGCTAGAGCGTTTTGCAATATTCGCTCTTGGCATTATGCCTTATATTTCTGCTTCAATTATTATGCAGTTATTAACTGTCGTTTCACCAAAATTAGAGCAGCTTAAGAAGGATGGTGAGGCTGGTCGTCGTCTGATTACTAAGTACACGCGTTATGGAACGGTTGCATTAGCTACTTTTCAAGCGCTGGGTATTGCGATTGCTTTTGAAGGTCAAGCTGGCTTAGTTCTTGATCCTGGCATGTCTTTTAGATTGATTACAGTAGTAACTCTAGTTGGTGGCACCATGTTTTTAATGTGGTTGGGTGAGCAAATTACTGAGCGTGGTATCGGTAATGGCATTTCGATTATTATTTTTGCGGGAATTGTTGCTGGGTTACCTAGAGCAATTGGTAGCACACTAGAATTAGCACGAACAGGTGCATTCTCAATTCCATTGGTTGTATTCTTGTTTGTCATGGTGATTTTAGTTACTGCATTAGTAGTATTTGTTGAGCGAGGCCAACGTAAAATCACGGTAAACTATGCGAAGCGTCAAGTAGGTAATAAGGTGATGGGTGGTCAAACAACACATTTGCCATTGAAGTTAAATATGGCTGGTGTGATACCGCCGATTTTTGCATCTAGCATTATTTTGTTTCCTGCTTCATTAGCAGGTTGGTTTGGTAGCAGTGAAAGTATGTATTGGTTGAAGGATTTGTCTGGTGCTATTTCACCAGGTCAGCCTATTTACATTTTGTTATTTGCGTCTGCAATTTTGTTTTTCTGTTTCTTTTATACGGCGTTAGTTTTTAACCCAAAAGAAACAGCTGATAATTTGAAAAAAAGTGGTGCTTTTGTCCCAGGTATTCGTCCAGGCGAGCAGACGGCAAAGTATATTGACAAGATTATGGGTAGATTGACATTGATAGGCGCTGTCTACATTACATTGGTATGTTTGTTGCCAGAGTTTTTAAGTTTGAAGTTCAATACGCCGTTTTATTTTGGAGGCACTTCATTGTTGATTATTGTTGTCGTTACTATGGATTTTATGGCGCAAGTGCAGTCTCATTTGATGTCACACCAATATGAAGGTTTGTTAAAAAAGGCTAATTTTAAAGGTGGCGTAACGCGCTAA
- the rplN gene encoding 50S ribosomal protein L14, translating to MIQMQSRLEVADNTGARSVMCIKVLGGSKRRYASVGDVIKVTIKDAAPRGRVKKGEVYNAVVVRTAKGVRRPDGSLVKFDSNAAVLLTAKLEPIGTRIFGPVTRELRSERFMKIVSLAPEVL from the coding sequence ATGATTCAAATGCAGTCAAGGCTAGAAGTGGCCGATAACACTGGTGCGCGTTCAGTAATGTGCATTAAAGTGTTAGGTGGTTCTAAGCGTCGTTACGCCAGTGTTGGTGATGTGATAAAAGTTACCATCAAAGATGCAGCTCCGCGTGGACGAGTTAAAAAAGGCGAGGTTTATAACGCTGTCGTTGTGCGTACCGCCAAAGGTGTGCGTCGTCCCGATGGTTCTTTAGTTAAGTTTGATAGCAATGCTGCGGTGTTGTTGACAGCTAAACTAGAGCCAATTGGTACCCGTATTTTTGGGCCAGTAACACGTGAATTACGTAGTGAGCGCTTTATGAAAATCGTTTCTTTAGCTCCTGAAGTGCTTTAA
- the rplO gene encoding 50S ribosomal protein L15: protein MELNTIKPAEGAKKVARRVGRGIGSGLGKTGGRGHKGQHSRSGGTHRVGFEGGQMPLQRRLPKRGFRSMTKADTAHVRTSELLGLNAGVIDLLALKEAKIVSSRVKAAKVYLSGELTEKVQVQGLLLTKGARAAIESAGGRIVEA, encoded by the coding sequence ATGGAATTAAATACAATTAAACCTGCTGAAGGTGCAAAAAAAGTAGCTCGTCGTGTTGGTCGCGGCATTGGTTCTGGGTTAGGTAAAACGGGCGGTAGAGGGCATAAAGGGCAACATTCACGTTCTGGCGGCACCCATCGTGTTGGTTTTGAAGGCGGACAGATGCCTTTACAACGTCGACTACCTAAGCGTGGCTTTAGGTCCATGACTAAAGCAGATACTGCCCACGTTCGAACAAGTGAGTTATTGGGTTTAAATGCTGGTGTGATTGATCTACTGGCTTTGAAAGAAGCGAAAATTGTTTCTAGTCGTGTTAAAGCGGCAAAAGTATATTTATCAGGTGAGTTAACTGAAAAAGTACAAGTGCAAGGTTTGTTGCTAACTAAAGGTGCGCGTGCGGCAATTGAGAGCGCTGGCGGTAGAATCGTAGAAGCGTAA
- the rpsK gene encoding 30S ribosomal protein S11 yields the protein MAKANVRVRKKVKKNIAEGVAHVHASFNNTIITITDRQGNALSWATSGGQGFKGSRKSTPFAAQVAAEVAGKSAQENGVKNLEVRIKGPGPGRESAVRALNAAGFKITSITDVTPVPHNGCRPPKKRRI from the coding sequence ATGGCAAAAGCTAATGTACGCGTAAGGAAAAAAGTTAAAAAGAATATTGCAGAGGGTGTAGCTCACGTGCACGCTTCATTTAATAATACCATTATCACGATTACCGATCGTCAAGGCAATGCTTTATCATGGGCGACTTCCGGTGGTCAAGGTTTTAAAGGTTCACGTAAAAGCACTCCTTTTGCCGCACAGGTTGCAGCAGAAGTTGCTGGTAAATCAGCGCAAGAAAATGGTGTGAAAAATTTAGAAGTGCGCATTAAGGGCCCTGGCCCAGGCCGTGAATCTGCTGTACGTGCACTGAATGCTGCTGGATTTAAAATTACCAGCATTACTGATGTGACGCCAGTGCCACATAATGGCTGTCGTCCACCCAAAAAACGTCGCATTTAA
- the rplQ gene encoding 50S ribosomal protein L17: MRHGNQNRKLNRTSSHRAAMFRNMSVSLLRHEVIRTTLPKAKELRKYAEPLITLGKDATLANRRLAFNRLRDREIVGKLFGELGPRYLARKGGYLRILKCGFRNGDNAPMAFVELVGRPEATDVITAD; this comes from the coding sequence ATGCGTCACGGTAATCAAAATCGGAAATTAAATCGTACGAGTAGTCATCGTGCAGCTATGTTTCGTAATATGTCAGTATCATTACTTCGTCATGAAGTAATTAGAACAACTTTACCTAAAGCTAAAGAGTTGCGTAAATATGCAGAACCTCTTATTACTTTAGGTAAAGATGCAACTTTGGCTAATCGTCGACTTGCATTTAATCGTTTGCGTGATCGGGAAATCGTTGGCAAGCTGTTTGGTGAACTAGGTCCTCGGTACTTAGCACGTAAAGGTGGTTATTTACGTATTCTTAAATGTGGCTTTCGTAATGGCGATAATGCACCAATGGCATTTGTTGAATTGGTTGGTCGTCCAGAAGCTACTGATGTAATAACAGCAGACTAG
- the rpmD gene encoding 50S ribosomal protein L30, with translation MAKAKKESGATVKVTLIKSIIGRLESHRATVKGLGLRRMHHTVELQDTPAVRGMINKVNYLLKVEG, from the coding sequence ATGGCTAAAGCAAAAAAAGAGTCTGGCGCTACTGTTAAAGTAACCTTGATTAAAAGCATTATCGGTAGACTTGAGTCTCACCGTGCAACAGTAAAAGGGTTAGGTTTGCGTCGTATGCACCATACAGTAGAGTTGCAAGATACGCCAGCTGTACGAGGCATGATTAATAAAGTCAACTATCTATTAAAGGTAGAAGGATAA
- the rpsH gene encoding 30S ribosomal protein S8 — protein MSMSDPIADMLTRIRNAQSVNKISVSMPASKLKGAIASVLKDEGYIESYSVEPNDGKPVLNIGLKYYAGRPVIEKIERVSKPGLRVYNSGQNIPKVMNGLGVTIVSTSKGVMTDRKAQAAGIGGELLCIVA, from the coding sequence ATGAGTATGAGTGATCCAATTGCCGACATGTTAACGCGTATTCGCAATGCGCAAAGTGTTAATAAAATTTCGGTATCAATGCCAGCATCTAAATTAAAAGGTGCTATAGCGAGTGTGCTTAAAGATGAAGGCTACATTGAGAGTTATTCAGTTGAGCCAAATGATGGTAAACCAGTATTAAATATTGGTCTTAAGTATTATGCTGGACGCCCAGTTATTGAGAAAATTGAGCGTGTTAGTAAGCCAGGTTTGCGTGTTTACAATAGCGGACAGAATATACCTAAGGTAATGAATGGTCTTGGTGTGACAATTGTGTCTACATCCAAGGGTGTAATGACAGATCGTAAAGCGCAGGCTGCTGGTATTGGCGGCGAGTTGCTTTGCATAGTGGCTTAA
- the rplF gene encoding 50S ribosomal protein L6: protein MSRVAKNPVVIPAKVEVVLSADSIAVSGPLGKLSHPLTSAVNLNRDGETITFKAANQDAHARAMSGTLRSLVANMVHGVSVGFTRKLTLVGVGYKAQAQGQMLNLELGYSHPINHKMPDGITVKTATPTEIELTGADKQVVGQVAAQIRAYRQPEPYKGKGVRYSDEVVQIKESKKK from the coding sequence ATGTCACGTGTTGCTAAAAATCCAGTAGTCATTCCCGCTAAAGTGGAAGTTGTTTTGAGTGCAGATAGCATTGCTGTTAGCGGCCCTTTGGGTAAGTTATCTCACCCTTTAACCAGTGCTGTTAATTTGAATCGTGATGGTGAAACCATTACATTCAAAGCTGCAAATCAAGATGCGCATGCGCGTGCTATGTCAGGAACTTTGCGTTCTTTGGTCGCTAACATGGTGCACGGCGTTTCAGTGGGATTTACGCGTAAATTAACATTAGTTGGTGTAGGTTATAAAGCACAAGCACAAGGTCAAATGCTGAACTTGGAGTTGGGATATTCGCATCCAATCAATCATAAAATGCCTGATGGTATAACAGTGAAAACAGCGACACCTACGGAAATTGAATTGACGGGCGCTGATAAACAAGTCGTCGGTCAGGTGGCTGCACAAATACGTGCTTATCGTCAGCCTGAGCCTTACAAAGGTAAAGGTGTTCGTTATTCTGATGAAGTTGTTCAGATTAAAGAATCTAAGAAAAAATAG
- the rpsE gene encoding 30S ribosomal protein S5 → MAKGFEQQAQQTDGLREKMITVNRVSKTVKGGRIMSFAALSVVGDGDGSVGMGKGKAREVPTAVQKAMDEARREMVKVSLNNGTLHHTVIGRFGAAKVLIQPAPEGTGIIAGGAMRAIFEVMGITNVTAKCIGSANPYNVVRATLNGLEAMNTPSDVAAKRGKSVEEIRG, encoded by the coding sequence ATGGCTAAAGGTTTTGAGCAACAAGCACAGCAAACAGATGGTTTGCGTGAAAAAATGATTACCGTTAACCGTGTAAGTAAAACGGTTAAAGGTGGTCGTATTATGAGTTTTGCAGCACTCAGCGTTGTTGGTGACGGCGACGGCAGTGTTGGTATGGGTAAAGGTAAAGCGCGTGAAGTGCCGACCGCCGTACAAAAGGCAATGGACGAAGCGCGTCGTGAAATGGTTAAAGTGAGTTTAAACAATGGCACGTTGCATCATACAGTCATCGGTCGTTTTGGCGCTGCTAAAGTCTTGATACAGCCAGCTCCAGAAGGTACTGGTATTATTGCTGGTGGCGCAATGCGTGCGATTTTTGAAGTGATGGGTATAACAAACGTAACTGCTAAATGCATCGGTTCTGCTAACCCTTACAACGTTGTTCGTGCAACATTAAATGGTTTAGAAGCTATGAATACGCCTTCGGACGTCGCTGCTAAACGTGGTAAATCAGTTGAAGAGATTAGAGGCTAA
- the rpsM gene encoding 30S ribosomal protein S13, whose protein sequence is MARIAGVNVPNHKHTEIALTAIYGIGKVTAKSICAAAGVATTAKVKDLNDAEVEKLREAVAQFTVEGDLRREVTMNIKRLMDLGCYRGVRHRRGLPVRGQRTKTNARTRKGPIKPIKQSK, encoded by the coding sequence ATGGCTCGTATTGCTGGGGTAAATGTCCCAAATCATAAACATACAGAAATCGCATTAACAGCGATTTACGGTATTGGTAAAGTGACTGCTAAAAGCATTTGTGCTGCTGCAGGTGTTGCAACGACTGCGAAAGTGAAAGATTTAAATGATGCAGAAGTAGAAAAACTACGTGAAGCAGTTGCTCAATTCACTGTCGAAGGTGATTTGCGCCGTGAAGTCACAATGAACATTAAACGTTTGATGGATTTGGGCTGTTATCGCGGTGTACGTCACCGTCGTGGTTTGCCAGTTCGCGGTCAGCGCACTAAAACAAATGCGCGTACACGTAAAGGTCCAATTAAGCCAATTAAGCAATCTAAATAA